In a single window of the Biomphalaria glabrata chromosome 5, xgBioGlab47.1, whole genome shotgun sequence genome:
- the LOC106061974 gene encoding acyl-protein thioesterase 1-like isoform X2 codes for MKVFSNPVSRNLLRSTFEYKKRFMGASSSHNMSPPVKVQPKEKATASLIFLHGLGDTGHGWAEQFRDFSFKHIRCVCPHAPQKPVSLNGGMIMPSWFDIRGLDPGSAEDEQGIKDSSRELQQLIAKEISDGIPAERIIIGGFSQGGAVALYTAFGTDTKVGGVLALSTWLPMNKYFTNPTNTKYNTNIPVLQCHGTSDPLVSFRWGHATNEIIKTFNPTAQFKSYSNLGHSSCASEMEDVKQFLQDVLKDS; via the exons ATGAAGGTTTTTAGTAATCCAGTGTCACGGAACTTGTTAC GCTCTACTTTTGAGTACAAGAAGCGGTTTATGGGCGCCTCTTCATCGCACAATATGAGTCCACCAGTAAAAGTACAGCCTAAAGAGAAAGCTACCGCATCA TTAATCTTTCTTCATGGACTTGGAGACACAGG TCATGGATGGGCTGAGCAGTTCAGAGATTTCTCTTTTAAGCATATACGCTGTGTATGCCCCCATGC CCCACAAAAACCAGTGTCCCTCAATGGTGGAATGATTATGCCTTCatg GTTTGATATACGAGGCTTAGATCCTGGGAGTGCTGAGGATGAACAAGGCATCAAAGATTCATCTAGAGAAT TGCAGCAATTGATAGCAAAAGAAATCAGTGATGGCATACCTGCTGAGAGGATAATAATCGGTGGGTTTTCTCAGGGAGGCGCTGTAGCTTTGTATACAGCTTTTGGCACAGACACCAAAGTAGGAGGAGTTTTAGCACTGAGTACATGGTTGCCCATGAATAAATACTTCACCAATCCCACT AATACAAAATACAACACCAACATCCCAGTTTTGCAATGCCATGGAACCTCAGATCCTCTGGTTTCCTTCCGATGGGGCCATGCTACTAATGAAATCATCAAGACTTTCAATCCAACTGCCCAGTTCAAGTCTTACAGTAACTTGGGACACAGCTCTTGTGCTTCA GAAATGGAAGATGTCAAGCAATTTCTGCAAGATGTTCTAAAAGATTCTTAG
- the LOC106061974 gene encoding acyl-protein thioesterase 1-like isoform X1, whose translation MILPSSTPKIANLTHKLGFSIIVVILIIVAGSTFEYKKRFMGASSSHNMSPPVKVQPKEKATASLIFLHGLGDTGHGWAEQFRDFSFKHIRCVCPHAPQKPVSLNGGMIMPSWFDIRGLDPGSAEDEQGIKDSSRELQQLIAKEISDGIPAERIIIGGFSQGGAVALYTAFGTDTKVGGVLALSTWLPMNKYFTNPTNTKYNTNIPVLQCHGTSDPLVSFRWGHATNEIIKTFNPTAQFKSYSNLGHSSCASEMEDVKQFLQDVLKDS comes from the exons ATGATTCTCCCTTCAAGTACACCAAAAATAGCAAATCTAACCCATAAATTAGGCTTTTCCATTATTGTTGTAATACTGATTATCGTTGCAGGCTCTACTTTTGAGTACAAGAAGCGGTTTATGGGCGCCTCTTCATCGCACAATATGAGTCCACCAGTAAAAGTACAGCCTAAAGAGAAAGCTACCGCATCA TTAATCTTTCTTCATGGACTTGGAGACACAGG TCATGGATGGGCTGAGCAGTTCAGAGATTTCTCTTTTAAGCATATACGCTGTGTATGCCCCCATGC CCCACAAAAACCAGTGTCCCTCAATGGTGGAATGATTATGCCTTCatg GTTTGATATACGAGGCTTAGATCCTGGGAGTGCTGAGGATGAACAAGGCATCAAAGATTCATCTAGAGAAT TGCAGCAATTGATAGCAAAAGAAATCAGTGATGGCATACCTGCTGAGAGGATAATAATCGGTGGGTTTTCTCAGGGAGGCGCTGTAGCTTTGTATACAGCTTTTGGCACAGACACCAAAGTAGGAGGAGTTTTAGCACTGAGTACATGGTTGCCCATGAATAAATACTTCACCAATCCCACT AATACAAAATACAACACCAACATCCCAGTTTTGCAATGCCATGGAACCTCAGATCCTCTGGTTTCCTTCCGATGGGGCCATGCTACTAATGAAATCATCAAGACTTTCAATCCAACTGCCCAGTTCAAGTCTTACAGTAACTTGGGACACAGCTCTTGTGCTTCA GAAATGGAAGATGTCAAGCAATTTCTGCAAGATGTTCTAAAAGATTCTTAG
- the LOC106061974 gene encoding acyl-protein thioesterase 1-like isoform X3: protein MGASSSHNMSPPVKVQPKEKATASLIFLHGLGDTGHGWAEQFRDFSFKHIRCVCPHAPQKPVSLNGGMIMPSWFDIRGLDPGSAEDEQGIKDSSRELQQLIAKEISDGIPAERIIIGGFSQGGAVALYTAFGTDTKVGGVLALSTWLPMNKYFTNPTNTKYNTNIPVLQCHGTSDPLVSFRWGHATNEIIKTFNPTAQFKSYSNLGHSSCASEMEDVKQFLQDVLKDS, encoded by the exons ATGGGCGCCTCTTCATCGCACAATATGAGTCCACCAGTAAAAGTACAGCCTAAAGAGAAAGCTACCGCATCA TTAATCTTTCTTCATGGACTTGGAGACACAGG TCATGGATGGGCTGAGCAGTTCAGAGATTTCTCTTTTAAGCATATACGCTGTGTATGCCCCCATGC CCCACAAAAACCAGTGTCCCTCAATGGTGGAATGATTATGCCTTCatg GTTTGATATACGAGGCTTAGATCCTGGGAGTGCTGAGGATGAACAAGGCATCAAAGATTCATCTAGAGAAT TGCAGCAATTGATAGCAAAAGAAATCAGTGATGGCATACCTGCTGAGAGGATAATAATCGGTGGGTTTTCTCAGGGAGGCGCTGTAGCTTTGTATACAGCTTTTGGCACAGACACCAAAGTAGGAGGAGTTTTAGCACTGAGTACATGGTTGCCCATGAATAAATACTTCACCAATCCCACT AATACAAAATACAACACCAACATCCCAGTTTTGCAATGCCATGGAACCTCAGATCCTCTGGTTTCCTTCCGATGGGGCCATGCTACTAATGAAATCATCAAGACTTTCAATCCAACTGCCCAGTTCAAGTCTTACAGTAACTTGGGACACAGCTCTTGTGCTTCA GAAATGGAAGATGTCAAGCAATTTCTGCAAGATGTTCTAAAAGATTCTTAG